One Glaciihabitans arcticus DNA window includes the following coding sequences:
- a CDS encoding TIGR03557 family F420-dependent LLM class oxidoreductase: MTRFGYTLMTEQSGPRELVGYAVDAERIGFDFEVSSDHYSPWIVEQGHAPNAWTLLGAVAQATERVELATFVTCPTMRYHPAVIAQSAATLQLLSEGRFILGLGSGENLNEHVIGEGWPSVAVRQDMLEEAVTIIRELHTGELVTWEGEYFRVDSARIWDTAEVEIGLAVSGEHSIERFAPLGDHLIATAPEKELVDGWDKAHGGTSRKIGQIPICWDPSEEAAIAKAHDQFRWFGGGWAVNADLPTPAGFEGASQFVRPEDVAEAIVCGPDLDKIAESFRAFIDAGFTDVALVQVGDEGQQRFLDEAAAPLLEKLRAL, from the coding sequence ATGACCCGATTCGGCTACACCCTGATGACCGAGCAGAGCGGCCCCCGAGAACTCGTCGGCTACGCCGTGGACGCCGAGCGGATCGGATTCGACTTCGAGGTGTCGAGCGACCACTACTCGCCGTGGATCGTGGAGCAGGGTCACGCGCCGAACGCCTGGACACTCCTCGGTGCCGTGGCCCAGGCGACCGAACGCGTCGAGCTCGCGACCTTCGTGACCTGCCCGACGATGCGCTACCACCCGGCCGTCATCGCCCAGAGCGCGGCCACCCTCCAGCTGCTTTCGGAGGGCCGCTTCATCCTCGGCCTCGGATCGGGCGAGAACCTCAACGAGCACGTTATCGGCGAGGGCTGGCCGAGCGTCGCCGTTCGCCAGGACATGCTCGAGGAGGCGGTGACCATCATCCGCGAACTGCACACCGGAGAGTTGGTCACCTGGGAGGGCGAGTACTTCCGCGTCGACTCCGCACGCATCTGGGACACGGCGGAGGTCGAGATCGGCCTCGCCGTCTCCGGTGAGCACAGCATCGAGCGCTTCGCACCGCTCGGCGACCACCTCATCGCGACGGCACCCGAGAAGGAACTCGTCGACGGGTGGGACAAGGCGCACGGCGGAACGTCGCGCAAGATCGGGCAAATCCCGATCTGCTGGGATCCGAGCGAGGAGGCGGCCATCGCCAAGGCCCACGACCAGTTCCGCTGGTTCGGCGGCGGCTGGGCCGTGAACGCCGACCTGCCGACCCCGGCGGGCTTCGAGGGTGCGAGCCAGTTCGTCCGCCCCGAGGACGTCGCCGAGGCGATCGTCTGCGGCCCGGATCTCGACAAGATCGCAGAGAGTTTCCGCGCTTTCATCGACGCGGGCTTCACCGACGTCGCCCTCGTGCAGGTCGGCGACGAAGGGCAGCAGCGTTTCCTCGACGAAGCCGCCGCACCGTTGCTCGAGAAGCTCCGCGCGCTGTAG
- a CDS encoding ATP-dependent DNA ligase: MGKLVYGIGSLEITIEDRILAHLQIVIVAKLRRDEGFVMSWKDDPEVGDGRSSIWLHRAVPLYFKFDSPDQPEINRQWVEILTISANSAAGLRLVEEPTEQR; the protein is encoded by the coding sequence GTGGGAAAGCTCGTCTATGGGATCGGCTCGCTGGAGATCACCATCGAGGATCGTATCCTCGCCCACCTCCAGATAGTCATCGTCGCCAAGCTCCGTCGTGATGAGGGCTTTGTGATGTCCTGGAAGGACGACCCAGAGGTCGGCGACGGCCGCTCCAGCATCTGGCTGCACCGCGCGGTTCCCCTCTACTTCAAGTTCGATTCTCCCGACCAGCCCGAGATCAACCGCCAGTGGGTCGAGATTCTCACAATCTCCGCAAACAGCGCGGCCGGCCTGCGTCTTGTCGAGGAACCGACCGAGCAGCGCTAG
- a CDS encoding TetR/AcrR family transcriptional regulator, with translation MSDPLAQSRDTYRHGDLRSALVSAGIEMARAGGPDAIVLREATRSAGVSPNAAYRHFADRQALLIVVSATAQGLVANAMFAARAAVVDSGDAVADARARLRAVGTGYLSFARTEPGLFRAAFTVPDDLSRSGDPSKAGDAGFTPFQVLSVTLDELVEVGVLPAERRPGAELLAWASVHGLGMLVIDGPLRGLTDPMIDGSIARLLEMVDRGL, from the coding sequence ATGAGCGATCCACTCGCGCAGTCGCGCGATACGTATCGCCACGGCGACCTGCGCAGCGCGCTCGTGAGTGCCGGCATCGAAATGGCCCGCGCGGGCGGACCCGACGCCATCGTGCTACGCGAGGCGACGCGCAGTGCGGGAGTCTCCCCCAACGCCGCCTACCGCCACTTCGCCGACCGCCAGGCGCTCCTCATCGTGGTCTCCGCGACCGCGCAGGGACTCGTTGCGAACGCCATGTTCGCGGCACGTGCGGCCGTGGTCGACTCGGGCGATGCGGTCGCCGACGCCCGCGCACGCCTGCGTGCGGTAGGCACCGGCTACCTCAGCTTCGCCCGCACCGAGCCGGGCCTGTTCCGTGCGGCCTTCACGGTGCCCGACGACCTCTCCCGATCGGGTGATCCGTCCAAGGCCGGGGATGCGGGATTCACTCCCTTCCAGGTGCTGTCGGTCACCCTCGATGAACTCGTCGAGGTGGGCGTACTGCCCGCAGAACGCCGTCCGGGAGCGGAGTTGCTGGCCTGGGCATCCGTGCACGGTCTCGGCATGCTCGTCATCGACGGTCCCCTGCGCGGTCTCACCGATCCTATGATCGACGGGTCGATCGCCCGCCTGCTTGAGATGGTAGACCGCGGGCTCTAA
- a CDS encoding DUF7059 domain-containing protein: protein MTSALFPLLRDDLAAAAFTVDALGTLWGEDAAAALHRGQRVPARRALARVAGGGPLGTLATLFVLGLESSRASAEGALPRLGVEGAERLGLVALEGDSVRPLLDLRPYSFVDARGAGAWWIASDLGELALGGAIPEHHVLGVGGASTTLSGLMLSEAVDSVLDLGTGCGIQALHASRHARRVVATDISQRALDLAAFNAALNDVSNIELRLGSLFEPVAGERFDQIVSNPPFVITPRTEGVPAYEYRDGGLVGDALVEQVVRESADHLTPGGVVQLLGNWEYRSGDDGLERVQGWLENVSLDAWVIERETQDAALYAETWIRDGGTRPGTPNFDRLYAAWLDDFEERGVTGVGFGYLTLRAPLGGTVTLRRFERVDGALGRNEAGLGAHIAASLAAHDAQLALSDADLARIRLVVAGDVTEERYYWPGDEDPTVMDLRQGGGFGRTEPLGTALAAVVGASDGELSVGAICAAIAELLGVDETELLAEVLPEIRRLLVTGFVAVA from the coding sequence ATGACCTCCGCGCTCTTTCCGCTGCTCCGGGATGACCTCGCTGCCGCGGCCTTCACGGTCGACGCGCTCGGCACCCTGTGGGGTGAGGATGCCGCGGCCGCCCTTCACCGCGGCCAGCGGGTCCCGGCTCGCCGAGCGCTGGCCCGGGTCGCGGGCGGAGGTCCCCTCGGCACCCTCGCGACACTCTTTGTGCTCGGCCTCGAGTCGTCCCGTGCGTCGGCGGAGGGCGCCCTGCCCCGACTCGGGGTGGAGGGCGCAGAACGGCTCGGCCTCGTGGCCCTGGAGGGCGACTCGGTGCGTCCCCTGCTCGACCTCCGGCCGTACAGCTTCGTGGACGCGAGGGGCGCGGGCGCCTGGTGGATCGCGAGCGACCTCGGCGAGCTGGCGCTGGGCGGCGCGATACCGGAGCATCACGTTCTGGGGGTGGGCGGGGCATCCACCACTCTGAGCGGACTGATGTTGAGCGAAGCGGTCGATAGCGTGCTCGACCTGGGCACGGGCTGCGGCATCCAGGCACTGCACGCCTCGCGCCACGCGCGCCGCGTCGTCGCCACCGACATCTCGCAGCGCGCCCTCGACCTGGCCGCGTTCAACGCGGCGCTCAACGACGTCTCGAACATCGAGCTGCGGCTGGGCAGCCTGTTCGAGCCGGTCGCGGGGGAGCGCTTCGACCAGATCGTCTCCAACCCGCCGTTCGTGATCACGCCGCGCACCGAGGGTGTGCCGGCCTACGAGTACCGCGACGGCGGCCTGGTCGGTGATGCGCTCGTCGAGCAGGTTGTGCGCGAGAGCGCCGACCACCTGACTCCCGGCGGCGTTGTGCAGCTGCTCGGCAATTGGGAGTACCGCAGCGGCGATGACGGACTCGAGCGTGTGCAGGGCTGGCTCGAGAACGTGTCGCTCGACGCCTGGGTGATCGAGCGGGAGACGCAGGACGCGGCGCTGTACGCCGAGACCTGGATCCGGGACGGCGGCACACGCCCCGGAACCCCCAACTTCGACCGGCTCTACGCAGCGTGGCTCGACGACTTCGAGGAGCGCGGTGTCACCGGGGTCGGATTCGGCTACCTCACGCTCCGCGCTCCGCTCGGCGGCACCGTGACCCTGCGCCGCTTCGAGCGCGTGGACGGAGCGCTCGGGCGCAACGAAGCGGGGCTGGGCGCGCACATCGCGGCGTCGCTCGCCGCCCACGACGCGCAGCTCGCGCTCTCCGACGCCGACCTCGCGAGGATTCGGCTCGTGGTCGCCGGCGACGTCACCGAGGAGCGCTACTATTGGCCCGGCGACGAGGACCCGACGGTGATGGATCTGCGCCAGGGCGGCGGCTTCGGGCGTACCGAACCGCTCGGCACAGCGCTCGCTGCCGTCGTCGGGGCGAGCGACGGAGAGCTGAGCGTAGGTGCGATCTGCGCGGCCATTGCCGAACTGCTCGGCGTCGACGAGACAGAACTGCTCGCCGAGGTGCTGCCCGAGATCCGTCGACTGCTCGTCACGGGGTTCGTCGCGGTGGCGTAG
- a CDS encoding YciI family protein, which translates to MKFLLFIGTAPDAEPYDPALDNIDEWVTDNDSRGRRILGDRLADESTIVRKRGGEVLVTDGPFAEAKEWIVGFDVIEAADREEAIAVAAAHPMARNGLVAIREFWGDRED; encoded by the coding sequence ATGAAATTCCTGTTGTTCATCGGCACCGCCCCCGACGCCGAACCCTATGACCCCGCCCTCGACAACATCGACGAGTGGGTGACCGACAATGACTCGCGCGGAAGGCGCATTCTCGGCGATCGGCTCGCCGACGAGTCGACCATAGTGCGCAAACGCGGTGGCGAGGTGCTCGTGACCGACGGCCCGTTCGCCGAGGCCAAGGAGTGGATCGTCGGCTTCGACGTGATCGAGGCGGCGGATCGCGAAGAGGCGATAGCGGTGGCTGCGGCGCACCCCATGGCACGCAATGGCCTCGTCGCCATCCGGGAATTCTGGGGCGATCGAGAAGACTGA
- a CDS encoding pyridoxamine 5'-phosphate oxidase family protein gives MSESEDIDIIRTIISGSHIAVLTTVSEGGELHSRPLGVLDGEFEGSVWFFTQDPSGKTADVSTDPQVNVSYTDGKSYLSIAGTAAVEHNDTRIDQLWSPAVGAWFPDGKDDPTLALLRVDATSAQFWAIDKPAVVRFFEIAKGIVTKEQPDVGTNRAVDL, from the coding sequence ATGAGCGAATCAGAAGACATCGACATCATCCGCACCATCATCTCGGGATCGCACATCGCCGTGCTGACCACGGTGAGCGAGGGCGGCGAGCTGCACAGCCGACCGCTCGGCGTTCTCGACGGCGAGTTCGAGGGATCCGTGTGGTTCTTCACCCAGGACCCGAGCGGCAAGACCGCAGACGTCTCGACCGACCCGCAGGTCAACGTGTCGTACACCGACGGTAAGAGCTACCTCTCCATTGCCGGCACCGCCGCCGTCGAACACAATGACACCCGCATCGACCAGTTGTGGTCGCCCGCCGTCGGGGCGTGGTTCCCCGACGGCAAGGACGACCCGACCCTGGCTCTTCTGCGAGTGGATGCCACGAGCGCCCAGTTCTGGGCGATCGACAAGCCGGCCGTGGTGCGGTTCTTCGAGATCGCGAAGGGCATCGTCACGAAGGAGCAGCCCGACGTGGGAA
- a CDS encoding FBP domain-containing protein codes for MKPLSESQIRDSIVNATRGEIDRMPLPGLHEVMWDSREYLGWRDPQAPQRGYLVHWSGDLPVGIMLRASEIQLSPGITAMCALCRTTQPSDQVRMFSAAKAGASGRNGNSIGTYICDDLACSLIIRITPPAQPLQPDPATLVASRAAGLLERVSAFTADILKTA; via the coding sequence GTGAAGCCGCTCTCCGAGTCCCAGATCCGCGACAGCATCGTCAACGCGACCCGCGGTGAGATCGACCGGATGCCCCTCCCCGGGCTTCACGAGGTGATGTGGGACAGCCGCGAATACCTCGGCTGGCGCGACCCGCAGGCGCCTCAGCGCGGCTACCTGGTCCACTGGAGCGGGGATCTCCCGGTCGGCATCATGCTGCGCGCCTCGGAGATTCAGCTTTCCCCCGGCATCACGGCAATGTGCGCGCTCTGCCGCACCACCCAGCCATCTGACCAGGTGCGGATGTTCTCCGCGGCGAAAGCGGGGGCATCCGGTCGCAATGGCAACTCGATCGGCACCTACATCTGCGACGACCTGGCCTGCTCCCTCATCATCCGCATCACCCCGCCCGCGCAGCCGCTGCAGCCCGACCCGGCGACGCTCGTGGCGTCGCGCGCGGCCGGGCTGCTCGAGCGCGTGTCGGCATTCACGGCCGACATCCTGAAGACGGCGTAG